One region of Eupeodes corollae chromosome 1, idEupCoro1.1, whole genome shotgun sequence genomic DNA includes:
- the LOC129939016 gene encoding choline/ethanolamine kinase isoform X5, translating into MDEIRNAASRLCRDYLTGRWKSISAEDIVVKRISGGLSNFLYYISLPAEEVSDKNSNSLCNIQTTAISTSKRQRKDSAACGDEPTEVLLRIYGQTHGEHALETMITESVVFALLSERNLGPKLHGLFPGGRIEQYIPARPLRTLELSDCKTSMKIAEKMGKIHSLHIPVSKEPEWLWNTMQRWLKSLDSIINNISPENEEKPEVHEIKKIDFEKEVEWIRSVVDSGDYPVVFCHNDMQEGNILLREEPSRSRRESVKSLSSLPETENEASSSLSGDHNANASSGLIGIQSRKRSIPSDDSYTDLDNSSDSVISNDSEESEPDLMIIDFEYCAYNYRGFDLANHFIEWTIDYSNPVFPFFSHTKEQYPTKEQRQDFISAYLRKDNEDIENYIPNAEEIESLEKEIRTFSMISHLFWGLWSVVNVYQNIEFGYWEYAVSRLREYQALKNSFLSAP; encoded by the exons ATGGATGAAATTCGGAATGCAGCTTCTCGATTATGCCGGGATTATTTAACTGGACGTTGGAAGTCAATTTCTGCAGAAGACATAGTTGTTAAGCGGATAAG tgGCGGTTTGTCTAATTTCTTATACTACATCAGTCTACCAGCAGAGGAGGTGTCAGATAAAAATAGCAACAGCTTATGTAATATTCAAACTACTGCTATAAGTACTAGCAAGCGCCAGAGAAAAGACAGTGCAGCGTGCGGAGATGAACCAACTGAG GTTCTCTTACGTATTTACGGACAAACACACGGTGAACATGCCTTGGAAACAATGATAACGGAAtctgttgtttttgctttgctaAGCGAACGTAATCTTGGTCCTAAGCTCCATGGACTCTTTCCTGGTGGAAGAATTGAACAATACATTCCC gCCCGTCCACTTCGCACTCTCGAATTGTCAGATTGTAAAACATCCATGAAAATAGCTGAAAAAATGGGTAAAATTCATAGTCTTCACATTCCAGTTTCAAAAGAACCCGAATGGCTATGGAATACAATGCAACGATGGCTTAAAAGTCTAGATTCGATTATTAATAATATCAG TCccgaaaatgaagaaaaaccaGAGgttcatgaaattaaaaaaatcgacttCGAAAAAGAAGTCGAATGGATTCGAAGTGTTGTTGACAGCGGAGACTATCCAGTGGTGTTCTGTCACAATGATATGCAAgaaggaaatattttactccGAGAAGAACCATCTCGATCCCGCCGTGAATCTGTTAAAAGTTTAag TTCTTTACCAGAGACTGAAAACGAAGCGTCATCAAGTTTAAGCGGTGATCATAATGCAAATGCTTCCAGTGGATTGATTGGAATTCAAAG caGAAAACGTTCAATCCCATCCGATGACAGCTACACCGATTTAGATAATAGCAGTGACTCTGTTATAAGTAATGACTCCGAAGAAAGTGAACCAGACTTAATGATAATCGATTTTGAATATTGTGCCTATAATTATCGAGGATTTGATTTAGCAAATCATTTTATCGAATGGACAATTGACTACAGTAATCCAGTATTTCCATTTTTCTCGCATACAAAAGAACAATATCCCACCAAAGAACAAAGGCAAGACTTTATTTCTGCCTATTTGAGAAAGGATAATGAAGATATTGAAAACTATATACCGAATGCTGAAGAAATCGAATCCCTCGAAAAGGAAATTCGAACATTTTCAATGATAAGTCATTTATTCTGGGGACTATGGTCGGTTGTAAATGTTTATCAAAACATTGAATTCGGGTATTGG GAATATGCAGTGTCGAGACTTCGTGAATATCAAGCCCTAAAGAATAGTTTTCTATCAGCACcataa
- the LOC129939016 gene encoding choline/ethanolamine kinase isoform X3 encodes MTKLTTASMDEIRNAASRLCRDYLTGRWKSISAEDIVVKRISGGLSNFLYYISLPAEEVSDKNSNSLCNIQTTAISTSKRQRKDSAACGDEPTEVLLRIYGQTHGEHALETMITESVVFALLSERNLGPKLHGLFPGGRIEQYIPARPLRTLELSDCKTSMKIAEKMGKIHSLHIPVSKEPEWLWNTMQRWLKSLDSIINNISPENEEKPEVHEIKKIDFEKEVEWIRSVVDSGDYPVVFCHNDMQEGNILLREEPSRSRRESVKSLSSLPETENEASSSLSGDHNANASSGLIGIQSRKRSIPSDDSYTDLDNSSDSVISNDSEESEPDLMIIDFEYCAYNYRGFDLANHFIEWTIDYSNPVFPFFSHTKEQYPTKEQRQDFISAYLRKDNEDIENYIPNAEEIESLEKEIRTFSMISHLFWGLWSVVNVYQNIEFGYWEYAVSRLREYQALKNSFLSAP; translated from the exons ATGACAAAACTAACCACT gcATCAATGGATGAAATTCGGAATGCAGCTTCTCGATTATGCCGGGATTATTTAACTGGACGTTGGAAGTCAATTTCTGCAGAAGACATAGTTGTTAAGCGGATAAG tgGCGGTTTGTCTAATTTCTTATACTACATCAGTCTACCAGCAGAGGAGGTGTCAGATAAAAATAGCAACAGCTTATGTAATATTCAAACTACTGCTATAAGTACTAGCAAGCGCCAGAGAAAAGACAGTGCAGCGTGCGGAGATGAACCAACTGAG GTTCTCTTACGTATTTACGGACAAACACACGGTGAACATGCCTTGGAAACAATGATAACGGAAtctgttgtttttgctttgctaAGCGAACGTAATCTTGGTCCTAAGCTCCATGGACTCTTTCCTGGTGGAAGAATTGAACAATACATTCCC gCCCGTCCACTTCGCACTCTCGAATTGTCAGATTGTAAAACATCCATGAAAATAGCTGAAAAAATGGGTAAAATTCATAGTCTTCACATTCCAGTTTCAAAAGAACCCGAATGGCTATGGAATACAATGCAACGATGGCTTAAAAGTCTAGATTCGATTATTAATAATATCAG TCccgaaaatgaagaaaaaccaGAGgttcatgaaattaaaaaaatcgacttCGAAAAAGAAGTCGAATGGATTCGAAGTGTTGTTGACAGCGGAGACTATCCAGTGGTGTTCTGTCACAATGATATGCAAgaaggaaatattttactccGAGAAGAACCATCTCGATCCCGCCGTGAATCTGTTAAAAGTTTAag TTCTTTACCAGAGACTGAAAACGAAGCGTCATCAAGTTTAAGCGGTGATCATAATGCAAATGCTTCCAGTGGATTGATTGGAATTCAAAG caGAAAACGTTCAATCCCATCCGATGACAGCTACACCGATTTAGATAATAGCAGTGACTCTGTTATAAGTAATGACTCCGAAGAAAGTGAACCAGACTTAATGATAATCGATTTTGAATATTGTGCCTATAATTATCGAGGATTTGATTTAGCAAATCATTTTATCGAATGGACAATTGACTACAGTAATCCAGTATTTCCATTTTTCTCGCATACAAAAGAACAATATCCCACCAAAGAACAAAGGCAAGACTTTATTTCTGCCTATTTGAGAAAGGATAATGAAGATATTGAAAACTATATACCGAATGCTGAAGAAATCGAATCCCTCGAAAAGGAAATTCGAACATTTTCAATGATAAGTCATTTATTCTGGGGACTATGGTCGGTTGTAAATGTTTATCAAAACATTGAATTCGGGTATTGG GAATATGCAGTGTCGAGACTTCGTGAATATCAAGCCCTAAAGAATAGTTTTCTATCAGCACcataa
- the LOC129939016 gene encoding choline/ethanolamine kinase isoform X4: MASMDEIRNAASRLCRDYLTGRWKSISAEDIVVKRISGGLSNFLYYISLPAEEVSDKNSNSLCNIQTTAISTSKRQRKDSAACGDEPTEVLLRIYGQTHGEHALETMITESVVFALLSERNLGPKLHGLFPGGRIEQYIPARPLRTLELSDCKTSMKIAEKMGKIHSLHIPVSKEPEWLWNTMQRWLKSLDSIINNISPENEEKPEVHEIKKIDFEKEVEWIRSVVDSGDYPVVFCHNDMQEGNILLREEPSRSRRESVKSLSSLPETENEASSSLSGDHNANASSGLIGIQSRKRSIPSDDSYTDLDNSSDSVISNDSEESEPDLMIIDFEYCAYNYRGFDLANHFIEWTIDYSNPVFPFFSHTKEQYPTKEQRQDFISAYLRKDNEDIENYIPNAEEIESLEKEIRTFSMISHLFWGLWSVVNVYQNIEFGYWEYAVSRLREYQALKNSFLSAP; the protein is encoded by the exons ATg gcATCAATGGATGAAATTCGGAATGCAGCTTCTCGATTATGCCGGGATTATTTAACTGGACGTTGGAAGTCAATTTCTGCAGAAGACATAGTTGTTAAGCGGATAAG tgGCGGTTTGTCTAATTTCTTATACTACATCAGTCTACCAGCAGAGGAGGTGTCAGATAAAAATAGCAACAGCTTATGTAATATTCAAACTACTGCTATAAGTACTAGCAAGCGCCAGAGAAAAGACAGTGCAGCGTGCGGAGATGAACCAACTGAG GTTCTCTTACGTATTTACGGACAAACACACGGTGAACATGCCTTGGAAACAATGATAACGGAAtctgttgtttttgctttgctaAGCGAACGTAATCTTGGTCCTAAGCTCCATGGACTCTTTCCTGGTGGAAGAATTGAACAATACATTCCC gCCCGTCCACTTCGCACTCTCGAATTGTCAGATTGTAAAACATCCATGAAAATAGCTGAAAAAATGGGTAAAATTCATAGTCTTCACATTCCAGTTTCAAAAGAACCCGAATGGCTATGGAATACAATGCAACGATGGCTTAAAAGTCTAGATTCGATTATTAATAATATCAG TCccgaaaatgaagaaaaaccaGAGgttcatgaaattaaaaaaatcgacttCGAAAAAGAAGTCGAATGGATTCGAAGTGTTGTTGACAGCGGAGACTATCCAGTGGTGTTCTGTCACAATGATATGCAAgaaggaaatattttactccGAGAAGAACCATCTCGATCCCGCCGTGAATCTGTTAAAAGTTTAag TTCTTTACCAGAGACTGAAAACGAAGCGTCATCAAGTTTAAGCGGTGATCATAATGCAAATGCTTCCAGTGGATTGATTGGAATTCAAAG caGAAAACGTTCAATCCCATCCGATGACAGCTACACCGATTTAGATAATAGCAGTGACTCTGTTATAAGTAATGACTCCGAAGAAAGTGAACCAGACTTAATGATAATCGATTTTGAATATTGTGCCTATAATTATCGAGGATTTGATTTAGCAAATCATTTTATCGAATGGACAATTGACTACAGTAATCCAGTATTTCCATTTTTCTCGCATACAAAAGAACAATATCCCACCAAAGAACAAAGGCAAGACTTTATTTCTGCCTATTTGAGAAAGGATAATGAAGATATTGAAAACTATATACCGAATGCTGAAGAAATCGAATCCCTCGAAAAGGAAATTCGAACATTTTCAATGATAAGTCATTTATTCTGGGGACTATGGTCGGTTGTAAATGTTTATCAAAACATTGAATTCGGGTATTGG GAATATGCAGTGTCGAGACTTCGTGAATATCAAGCCCTAAAGAATAGTTTTCTATCAGCACcataa
- the LOC129939016 gene encoding choline/ethanolamine kinase isoform X1 → MKLVKSLSFTEDIKQYFLKNASMDEIRNAASRLCRDYLTGRWKSISAEDIVVKRISGGLSNFLYYISLPAEEVSDKNSNSLCNIQTTAISTSKRQRKDSAACGDEPTEVLLRIYGQTHGEHALETMITESVVFALLSERNLGPKLHGLFPGGRIEQYIPARPLRTLELSDCKTSMKIAEKMGKIHSLHIPVSKEPEWLWNTMQRWLKSLDSIINNISPENEEKPEVHEIKKIDFEKEVEWIRSVVDSGDYPVVFCHNDMQEGNILLREEPSRSRRESVKSLSSLPETENEASSSLSGDHNANASSGLIGIQSRKRSIPSDDSYTDLDNSSDSVISNDSEESEPDLMIIDFEYCAYNYRGFDLANHFIEWTIDYSNPVFPFFSHTKEQYPTKEQRQDFISAYLRKDNEDIENYIPNAEEIESLEKEIRTFSMISHLFWGLWSVVNVYQNIEFGYWEYAVSRLREYQALKNSFLSAP, encoded by the exons ATGAAATTAGTGAAAAGTTTGTCATTCACCGAAGATAtcaaacagtattttttgaaaaat gcATCAATGGATGAAATTCGGAATGCAGCTTCTCGATTATGCCGGGATTATTTAACTGGACGTTGGAAGTCAATTTCTGCAGAAGACATAGTTGTTAAGCGGATAAG tgGCGGTTTGTCTAATTTCTTATACTACATCAGTCTACCAGCAGAGGAGGTGTCAGATAAAAATAGCAACAGCTTATGTAATATTCAAACTACTGCTATAAGTACTAGCAAGCGCCAGAGAAAAGACAGTGCAGCGTGCGGAGATGAACCAACTGAG GTTCTCTTACGTATTTACGGACAAACACACGGTGAACATGCCTTGGAAACAATGATAACGGAAtctgttgtttttgctttgctaAGCGAACGTAATCTTGGTCCTAAGCTCCATGGACTCTTTCCTGGTGGAAGAATTGAACAATACATTCCC gCCCGTCCACTTCGCACTCTCGAATTGTCAGATTGTAAAACATCCATGAAAATAGCTGAAAAAATGGGTAAAATTCATAGTCTTCACATTCCAGTTTCAAAAGAACCCGAATGGCTATGGAATACAATGCAACGATGGCTTAAAAGTCTAGATTCGATTATTAATAATATCAG TCccgaaaatgaagaaaaaccaGAGgttcatgaaattaaaaaaatcgacttCGAAAAAGAAGTCGAATGGATTCGAAGTGTTGTTGACAGCGGAGACTATCCAGTGGTGTTCTGTCACAATGATATGCAAgaaggaaatattttactccGAGAAGAACCATCTCGATCCCGCCGTGAATCTGTTAAAAGTTTAag TTCTTTACCAGAGACTGAAAACGAAGCGTCATCAAGTTTAAGCGGTGATCATAATGCAAATGCTTCCAGTGGATTGATTGGAATTCAAAG caGAAAACGTTCAATCCCATCCGATGACAGCTACACCGATTTAGATAATAGCAGTGACTCTGTTATAAGTAATGACTCCGAAGAAAGTGAACCAGACTTAATGATAATCGATTTTGAATATTGTGCCTATAATTATCGAGGATTTGATTTAGCAAATCATTTTATCGAATGGACAATTGACTACAGTAATCCAGTATTTCCATTTTTCTCGCATACAAAAGAACAATATCCCACCAAAGAACAAAGGCAAGACTTTATTTCTGCCTATTTGAGAAAGGATAATGAAGATATTGAAAACTATATACCGAATGCTGAAGAAATCGAATCCCTCGAAAAGGAAATTCGAACATTTTCAATGATAAGTCATTTATTCTGGGGACTATGGTCGGTTGTAAATGTTTATCAAAACATTGAATTCGGGTATTGG GAATATGCAGTGTCGAGACTTCGTGAATATCAAGCCCTAAAGAATAGTTTTCTATCAGCACcataa
- the LOC129939016 gene encoding choline/ethanolamine kinase isoform X7: MKLVKSLSFTEDIKQYFLKNASMDEIRNAASRLCRDYLTGRWKSISAEDIVVKRISGGLSNFLYYISLPAEEVSDKNSNSLCNIQTTAISTSKRQRKDSAACGDEPTEVLLRIYGQTHGEHALETMITESVVFALLSERNLGPKLHGLFPGGRIEQYIPARPLRTLELSDCKTSMKIAEKMGKIHSLHIPVSKEPEWLWNTMQRWLKSLDSIINNISPENEEKPEVHEIKKIDFEKEVEWIRSVVDSGDYPVVFCHNDMQEGNILLREEPSRSRRESVKSLRKRSIPSDDSYTDLDNSSDSVISNDSEESEPDLMIIDFEYCAYNYRGFDLANHFIEWTIDYSNPVFPFFSHTKEQYPTKEQRQDFISAYLRKDNEDIENYIPNAEEIESLEKEIRTFSMISHLFWGLWSVVNVYQNIEFGYWEYAVSRLREYQALKNSFLSAP, from the exons ATGAAATTAGTGAAAAGTTTGTCATTCACCGAAGATAtcaaacagtattttttgaaaaat gcATCAATGGATGAAATTCGGAATGCAGCTTCTCGATTATGCCGGGATTATTTAACTGGACGTTGGAAGTCAATTTCTGCAGAAGACATAGTTGTTAAGCGGATAAG tgGCGGTTTGTCTAATTTCTTATACTACATCAGTCTACCAGCAGAGGAGGTGTCAGATAAAAATAGCAACAGCTTATGTAATATTCAAACTACTGCTATAAGTACTAGCAAGCGCCAGAGAAAAGACAGTGCAGCGTGCGGAGATGAACCAACTGAG GTTCTCTTACGTATTTACGGACAAACACACGGTGAACATGCCTTGGAAACAATGATAACGGAAtctgttgtttttgctttgctaAGCGAACGTAATCTTGGTCCTAAGCTCCATGGACTCTTTCCTGGTGGAAGAATTGAACAATACATTCCC gCCCGTCCACTTCGCACTCTCGAATTGTCAGATTGTAAAACATCCATGAAAATAGCTGAAAAAATGGGTAAAATTCATAGTCTTCACATTCCAGTTTCAAAAGAACCCGAATGGCTATGGAATACAATGCAACGATGGCTTAAAAGTCTAGATTCGATTATTAATAATATCAG TCccgaaaatgaagaaaaaccaGAGgttcatgaaattaaaaaaatcgacttCGAAAAAGAAGTCGAATGGATTCGAAGTGTTGTTGACAGCGGAGACTATCCAGTGGTGTTCTGTCACAATGATATGCAAgaaggaaatattttactccGAGAAGAACCATCTCGATCCCGCCGTGAATCTGTTAAAAGTTTAag AAAACGTTCAATCCCATCCGATGACAGCTACACCGATTTAGATAATAGCAGTGACTCTGTTATAAGTAATGACTCCGAAGAAAGTGAACCAGACTTAATGATAATCGATTTTGAATATTGTGCCTATAATTATCGAGGATTTGATTTAGCAAATCATTTTATCGAATGGACAATTGACTACAGTAATCCAGTATTTCCATTTTTCTCGCATACAAAAGAACAATATCCCACCAAAGAACAAAGGCAAGACTTTATTTCTGCCTATTTGAGAAAGGATAATGAAGATATTGAAAACTATATACCGAATGCTGAAGAAATCGAATCCCTCGAAAAGGAAATTCGAACATTTTCAATGATAAGTCATTTATTCTGGGGACTATGGTCGGTTGTAAATGTTTATCAAAACATTGAATTCGGGTATTGG GAATATGCAGTGTCGAGACTTCGTGAATATCAAGCCCTAAAGAATAGTTTTCTATCAGCACcataa
- the LOC129939016 gene encoding choline/ethanolamine kinase isoform X6 has product MKLVKSLSFTEDIKQYFLKNASMDEIRNAASRLCRDYLTGRWKSISAEDIVVKRISGGLSNFLYYISLPAEEVSDKNSNSLCNIQTTAISTSKRQRKDSAACGDEPTEVLLRIYGQTHGEHALETMITESVVFALLSERNLGPKLHGLFPGGRIEQYIPARPLRTLELSDCKTSMKIAEKMGKIHSLHIPVSKEPEWLWNTMQRWLKSLDSIINNISPENEEKPEVHEIKKIDFEKEVEWIRSVVDSGDYPVVFCHNDMQEGNILLREEPSRSRRESVKSLSRKRSIPSDDSYTDLDNSSDSVISNDSEESEPDLMIIDFEYCAYNYRGFDLANHFIEWTIDYSNPVFPFFSHTKEQYPTKEQRQDFISAYLRKDNEDIENYIPNAEEIESLEKEIRTFSMISHLFWGLWSVVNVYQNIEFGYWEYAVSRLREYQALKNSFLSAP; this is encoded by the exons ATGAAATTAGTGAAAAGTTTGTCATTCACCGAAGATAtcaaacagtattttttgaaaaat gcATCAATGGATGAAATTCGGAATGCAGCTTCTCGATTATGCCGGGATTATTTAACTGGACGTTGGAAGTCAATTTCTGCAGAAGACATAGTTGTTAAGCGGATAAG tgGCGGTTTGTCTAATTTCTTATACTACATCAGTCTACCAGCAGAGGAGGTGTCAGATAAAAATAGCAACAGCTTATGTAATATTCAAACTACTGCTATAAGTACTAGCAAGCGCCAGAGAAAAGACAGTGCAGCGTGCGGAGATGAACCAACTGAG GTTCTCTTACGTATTTACGGACAAACACACGGTGAACATGCCTTGGAAACAATGATAACGGAAtctgttgtttttgctttgctaAGCGAACGTAATCTTGGTCCTAAGCTCCATGGACTCTTTCCTGGTGGAAGAATTGAACAATACATTCCC gCCCGTCCACTTCGCACTCTCGAATTGTCAGATTGTAAAACATCCATGAAAATAGCTGAAAAAATGGGTAAAATTCATAGTCTTCACATTCCAGTTTCAAAAGAACCCGAATGGCTATGGAATACAATGCAACGATGGCTTAAAAGTCTAGATTCGATTATTAATAATATCAG TCccgaaaatgaagaaaaaccaGAGgttcatgaaattaaaaaaatcgacttCGAAAAAGAAGTCGAATGGATTCGAAGTGTTGTTGACAGCGGAGACTATCCAGTGGTGTTCTGTCACAATGATATGCAAgaaggaaatattttactccGAGAAGAACCATCTCGATCCCGCCGTGAATCTGTTAAAAGTTTAag caGAAAACGTTCAATCCCATCCGATGACAGCTACACCGATTTAGATAATAGCAGTGACTCTGTTATAAGTAATGACTCCGAAGAAAGTGAACCAGACTTAATGATAATCGATTTTGAATATTGTGCCTATAATTATCGAGGATTTGATTTAGCAAATCATTTTATCGAATGGACAATTGACTACAGTAATCCAGTATTTCCATTTTTCTCGCATACAAAAGAACAATATCCCACCAAAGAACAAAGGCAAGACTTTATTTCTGCCTATTTGAGAAAGGATAATGAAGATATTGAAAACTATATACCGAATGCTGAAGAAATCGAATCCCTCGAAAAGGAAATTCGAACATTTTCAATGATAAGTCATTTATTCTGGGGACTATGGTCGGTTGTAAATGTTTATCAAAACATTGAATTCGGGTATTGG GAATATGCAGTGTCGAGACTTCGTGAATATCAAGCCCTAAAGAATAGTTTTCTATCAGCACcataa
- the LOC129939016 gene encoding choline/ethanolamine kinase isoform X2 has protein sequence MKLVKSLSFTEDIKQYFLKNASMDEIRNAASRLCRDYLTGRWKSISAEDIVVKRISGGLSNFLYYISLPAEEVSDKNSNSLCNIQTTAISTSKRQRKDSAACGDEPTEVLLRIYGQTHGEHALETMITESVVFALLSERNLGPKLHGLFPGGRIEQYIPARPLRTLELSDCKTSMKIAEKMGKIHSLHIPVSKEPEWLWNTMQRWLKSLDSIINNISPENEEKPEVHEIKKIDFEKEVEWIRSVVDSGDYPVVFCHNDMQEGNILLREEPSRSRRESVKSLSSLPETENEASSSLSGDHNANASSGLIGIQRKRSIPSDDSYTDLDNSSDSVISNDSEESEPDLMIIDFEYCAYNYRGFDLANHFIEWTIDYSNPVFPFFSHTKEQYPTKEQRQDFISAYLRKDNEDIENYIPNAEEIESLEKEIRTFSMISHLFWGLWSVVNVYQNIEFGYWEYAVSRLREYQALKNSFLSAP, from the exons ATGAAATTAGTGAAAAGTTTGTCATTCACCGAAGATAtcaaacagtattttttgaaaaat gcATCAATGGATGAAATTCGGAATGCAGCTTCTCGATTATGCCGGGATTATTTAACTGGACGTTGGAAGTCAATTTCTGCAGAAGACATAGTTGTTAAGCGGATAAG tgGCGGTTTGTCTAATTTCTTATACTACATCAGTCTACCAGCAGAGGAGGTGTCAGATAAAAATAGCAACAGCTTATGTAATATTCAAACTACTGCTATAAGTACTAGCAAGCGCCAGAGAAAAGACAGTGCAGCGTGCGGAGATGAACCAACTGAG GTTCTCTTACGTATTTACGGACAAACACACGGTGAACATGCCTTGGAAACAATGATAACGGAAtctgttgtttttgctttgctaAGCGAACGTAATCTTGGTCCTAAGCTCCATGGACTCTTTCCTGGTGGAAGAATTGAACAATACATTCCC gCCCGTCCACTTCGCACTCTCGAATTGTCAGATTGTAAAACATCCATGAAAATAGCTGAAAAAATGGGTAAAATTCATAGTCTTCACATTCCAGTTTCAAAAGAACCCGAATGGCTATGGAATACAATGCAACGATGGCTTAAAAGTCTAGATTCGATTATTAATAATATCAG TCccgaaaatgaagaaaaaccaGAGgttcatgaaattaaaaaaatcgacttCGAAAAAGAAGTCGAATGGATTCGAAGTGTTGTTGACAGCGGAGACTATCCAGTGGTGTTCTGTCACAATGATATGCAAgaaggaaatattttactccGAGAAGAACCATCTCGATCCCGCCGTGAATCTGTTAAAAGTTTAag TTCTTTACCAGAGACTGAAAACGAAGCGTCATCAAGTTTAAGCGGTGATCATAATGCAAATGCTTCCAGTGGATTGATTGGAATTCAAAG AAAACGTTCAATCCCATCCGATGACAGCTACACCGATTTAGATAATAGCAGTGACTCTGTTATAAGTAATGACTCCGAAGAAAGTGAACCAGACTTAATGATAATCGATTTTGAATATTGTGCCTATAATTATCGAGGATTTGATTTAGCAAATCATTTTATCGAATGGACAATTGACTACAGTAATCCAGTATTTCCATTTTTCTCGCATACAAAAGAACAATATCCCACCAAAGAACAAAGGCAAGACTTTATTTCTGCCTATTTGAGAAAGGATAATGAAGATATTGAAAACTATATACCGAATGCTGAAGAAATCGAATCCCTCGAAAAGGAAATTCGAACATTTTCAATGATAAGTCATTTATTCTGGGGACTATGGTCGGTTGTAAATGTTTATCAAAACATTGAATTCGGGTATTGG GAATATGCAGTGTCGAGACTTCGTGAATATCAAGCCCTAAAGAATAGTTTTCTATCAGCACcataa
- the LOC129939018 gene encoding germ cell nuclear acidic protein produces MADVAVENKETPVVEKKEVAEVDAAKKVESVEKTATENGAAEEVAKENGDAPKEAADAADATDAAATAVDAKDEDSTPSTDEEQNGDKKDDAEAEETNGDSTDAPAEAVKRKVASEADAKSDETAATPEKKAKLDETKEDVTNGSDATEVAA; encoded by the exons ATGGCCGATGTTGCAGTTGAAAACAA agaGACCCCAGTTGTTGAGAAGAAGGAGGTCGCAGAAGTCGATGCTGCCAAGAAAGTAGAATCGGTTGAAAAGACTGCCACAGAAAACGGTGCTGCTGAGGAAGTGGCAAAAGAAAATGGCGATGCACCAAAAGAAGCTGCTGACGCCGCTGATGCTACTGACGCCGCTGCCACAGCTGTTGACGCTAAAGATGAAGATTCGACGCCCTCAACAGACGAAGAGCAAAACGGCGATAAGAAAGACGACGCCGAAGCAGAAGAGACAAATGGTGACTCAACAG ATGCTCCCGCTGAGGCTGTGAAGAGGAAAGTCGCTTCTGAAGCCGATGCCAAATCAGACGAAACAGCCGCCACACCAGAAAAGAAAGCCAAATTGGACGAAACAAAAGAAGATGTTACCAATGGCTCAGATGCAACTGAAGTAGcggcttaa